CTAGCCTCGAGGACATGCATTTCTGCGTGTGCAAACATCGAACACGAAGGAACTGGCAGCGAATCGAATGTGAAACGACGTTTAGCAATGCAAATTGGCTCGACGTTGCCCATAGACACATTTTCGCGTTACAGAGCCGAGAATGTGTGCAACTTACGTGCACTTCGAGCCACAGACACACGCACTATTTTCCATCATCGATTCTGTTCACCCTTTGACGTTATCACCGGATGCAAATGTAATTCCAGCTGATATGAAAGGCACGATGCAGCACGAAACAGTTTAATACACACTCTTCGTTAGAACCTTCCAAACTACAGAGTTTTAACACTAGAGCCATCAAAGGagaacaattatttaatttagacCAGTTTTGCAAGTAATCTTAACAAGTTGAGAAATTCTGAAGTAACTTTTTGAATGTCTGAACGGAAACTGTAGCAAACGTGCTCGCTGGCGGACTGAAACTTAGCTCGTGAAGACCACGTGGCCCTTGCCATTAACGTCGAGCAAATTTATCAAATCCACGCCATTACGTTGGCAAATCGAGAGTTCGTCCGATGCTGAATTGGTATGCTGCTGATTTTCTACTTCGATCAATCCCTATACAATCATGGAGCAAACATATGGAAACGTTTGATagcgaaataattttattgtgtaaTTTAAATACTCAACGTTGTTGCGTTATCGAGTTCTGGTTCAGATCGTATCGTCATGACATGATTTGTACTCTCTTGTAACCGATGGTATTACAGACTCTGTATTACACAGATCGTTATGGATTATGTTGTAATCCAACTAATTAATTGCGCCTTGTAAGATTATTGTAATCCGGAACTCCATTCTAAATATCAAGTTTCGCTCTAAGTTTCGAAGAAAAGGTTCTCATCAAGAACAAAGACCAAAAGATTCCATAACAGAATATAAAGTTTGGGAGTTATTTATGATCTGTTTGCAACTTGTGAACTGAATTCAAAAGCTCCAACCACAATTCCGAAAGTAgttcaatattaaattacaaatgcaACTTCATTAATTCCAACAGAGGTTGAAGTTCTAAAATAATTTCAGGGATGTTCTGGATTAAAAGTGAACTGTTTCGGGACAAAGGATTTAGTGCTTTGTATTTCTTTACCGAACCTGGACAAATGTCTGGTATTTACACCACAAGCGTGTATATCTTGCGGACAAATACGAAAAAAGGTCGATGGTTACACACTTTATAAAGGGTCCGATTCACTTGTAAGCCCCATTGTTTCAACGCCGAAACATTTTACGAGACAATATTCTCGCGCCAACAACGATATTTCAATCGAGTATCGAAACACGATTGATTCGTACTAAAAAACGCGATCGTATAACGGTAGAAAAAGTGATACAAGAACGAGTATTAGTTGCATGGTATTATTACGAGCAAACAATATTCATCGATCGCGCTTCGCCGCCATAACGCTGCAATTGAACGGTGGCGTGCAAAAAGACTGCTATCGCCCGTGCAAATATTTTCTATGGTGTTTTATGAAATCGTGTAGAAAAATATATCGGTGTCCAACCGGAAAACCTACAACCTAAAAATTTGTTAGTTCCCGATTGCTCGttgcaatataactacaatctaTCTACATTCTGTTTTTTGTAACCCTGTGTTTTTAACTTCATCGATGCTCTCTTCACGTTGTCTCGCTTTATACTGCAATTTTCACGTACCACTTTTACACTCTCTTCATATTTACACACTTCATCATGCTTTATATTTGCACACTTCACGTTGATAGTTTCGCTGTAGTTTGAGGGTTCTCATAACTCTTGTCATGTATGATTTAATTCACACATGTTCCTCTCGAAACCTTTGGTCAGAGGAACAGTCAGAGGAACGAGTAATGTGGTCAAAGATCATGGACACCgcagaaaatgaaattttccgcAAGGAAATCGCATTACGACTTGAGTCAATTCGATTCGCGAACGCAAGAACGTGGCGCCTTTCCTCCCTCGGACTTCACCGCCATCAACGCTATGACTTATAGACTTTGTTTCACTTAATAATAAAGTTCCTCGGATAAAGTTGCAAGATAAATGGCACGCCAGTCGCTTACTGAAAAATGATAACCGAAGACTAGCCGCGACACTTTACTCGAAACACTCTTCTCCggaaaaatattatgaaaatcatttattttaagCTTACTGTAAACGGAGAGAATGGTTCTTTAAGAAGGTACAATTGCATTCTGTCTATCAAGATGATAGGGACATACAAAGGTGCGATTAAACGAAGTAAATGTGGTTAGGTATTTATGAGTACAGTCTTAAATGAAAAGTACAAATTCTCATACAGCttcagtaaaaataatatatcaaaattgGCGTTTTGATCTTAATTGCTAcaattatcaaaaattatatttacatgtaACATCTTACTCGTTACTGTCCATTTAATCTTGCAGTAATAAAAGAGTCAACATCATCCAATGTGTCCCATCACAGGATCCTATGACGTCTCGTATCATCCGATACGTCGATGAGACGTCATCGATGGAATCAGTGTCTTATATGGCCAACCGCAATATGGCTTACTTCCTGTTCACCGGTTTCTTCTTGATCGTGCCAGTGTTCGTATTGGTAGACGAGTCTGTACTGGAAGACTTGTCAGCCTCTTTCTTCAGCAGCGGAATGCTCGACTTCCCGTCGACACTCGCATTCACCACTTTGCTGGTCACCGCCTCCACCCTCTGCACGATTTCCGTCTTCTCCGGGTACCCCTCGATTCCGCTCGAGGGCTCATCTTTGCGTCGTGAGAACGACGGGATCCTCGTAACCTTCGGCTTCTCTTTCAACGCCGGCTTTTCGACGCTTTGACAGCTCTGAGCCTCTGGCGGAGGAATGGCCGACACTTTGGGGATGTTCCTGTGATCCCTGGTCCTTTGCAAGCTGGACGTCGGTTTGATGATGATCTTGGGCTGCTTCAAGTTCGACGGTCCTTTGGTGTCCCTCGGCGTGATTATTATCCGCGGTTCTTTCCTCTCGGGACTCACGACTGCCCTCGCGTCTGAGGTCGACTCGGGCAACTGCTCCACCGAATTCGTATTGGATTTGCTTCTGCTTGTGTCTAGCAGGACGGTCATTTTAGGTTCCTGATCAACCCGGTCGGCGGAGGCGCTCGCTAGATTCACCACTGTCTGGCTCAAGTTCTGGTTCGCTTGACCTAAGAGGTTGCCCACTCTGGGCGTGATCACGATCCTGGGTTCCATGGCGGGCACTCTGGTGTCCCAATTAGAGCCACCGAACTGCTTGTCCACTTCCCTGCCAATGATCCGTGGCTCGGACGACGCCGTCGATATGGACGTCTCGTTCCCGGACGACTTGTACCAGTTAGGATTACCGATGCCGGACTCCAGCAGCCCGGCAGGCTTGCCCAAATTCTTGTCCATGCTCTGGGAAATGGGCATTCCGTGGACGGGACACATGGGGTTCGAGTAGATCGTGTCCACGCTGCCACCTGCTTGCGTTCTTGCTCTATCGATTCTGTCGTCCAGAGAGTCGATAATGCTGGGATCGGAGTTGTTCTTCCCGGAATAATCCTGCTTCTTGACCAAAGGACCGACGTGGAGGTTGGTGGTAATCGACTCTGTCTCGTACTGATTCTCGCCCTCCTCCGCGAAGTCCAGGCTCTTGGAGGGACCGAACATCCTTGGAGGCGGTTGAGGTGGCTGATGGGATTGCAATCCGCTTCTGTAGTCCTTCAGAGAATTGGCGTGCTGTTTGGGAACGAACAGGCTGCTGGGTGCCGGCAGCGATCGCCTTTTCTCGATGTCCGGAAGGACCTTCGGATAGTTTCTGCGTTTGATCGTCCTCAGGGCTTCTTCGGGACTGACGCACTCCCTTTGAGCGACCGGCTCTCTGCAGGTTACGTTTATGTCGCATGGAGGATTCACGGCGAACGTGGTGAGTTTTGGTCCCATGTTTATGTAGATGTCCTCGGTTTGATTCGCGACGGGTTCTTCAGGGCTGGTCCCGAGGTCCACTCGAGGCAGCCGGGACTTCAATTTAGGATTAATCTTCGCGTACAGGCTGCTGGCGCTCCCGGAGTCAGACTCGTATATTCTGGGCGTGGAGAAGTTTGTTTTGACGCTCTTCAGCACGCTCTCCATGGGCAACGGGTCACTTCTGGAGTGATGGTGCTCTATGACGACCACCTGAGGAGCGATTTGCAACTGATCCAAAGGATAGTCGCTGTTGTTGAACGTCTCTGCGGGATCTACACCTTTCGCCAACTCGATGGGAACTTGATTCAGAATCGACTCGGTCCTGGTCGCGGGTGTGGCGTCGATGGCCACCGACACCTTCGGTAGCTTTGACTTCTTGCCAGGTCGCACCACGAGTGCGGGGTTCTCGTCGTAAATTGGCTCCTCCTTTCTCTCCTTCAGCAGCTCCTCTTCTAACCTCTTCTTCTCCTCCTCCTGTTGTTTCGTGAGCTTGTCCTCGTGCTCCTTCTGCAGCGTCTCTCGAGTCTTCCGCAAAAATCTCGGCGAACACCTTCAACAGATAACATATTTATGAAGAAAATCAAACAAAAAAGGTTCGTTCCGATTCGACAGACTCAGCAATTCATTTAAATCCACGTTTCGACTTCGCAACTTTCCAGATCGATCCTCTTTGATCAAGGAAACTCTCGACTAAGTAAATTCTGTCGAACCGAAATCGAATGGCGAAAACAGCTGGAACGTCGATTCCGACGAGTCAGCTCGACGAGTCTTTAGATGCAACCGCTAATTAGATTATTGAAACTGCTTCCACGGTTCGTTCGATCGACCAATCAGCCAGCGAATTCGTGCAAGGAAACGCGAAGATCTCTACCGACCTGTGAACGATCTCCTGCTGTATCCATTCCCTAACCTTGATGTGAGTGTCTATCGTGGAGCCGGAATTCTGTCTGGACAGTTTCGAACGTCTGCCAAAGTTCGAGTTGTTGTCGTACGCTTTATCGTTCTTTATCACGTCGTTCAAGTCCGGCTTGCTGTCACTCTTGTACCCCAGCTCGCCGTAGTGATTCTCGTATTTGTCCGATTTCGCTCGTTTCGGGTCCTCCTTTTGACTGACCCGTCTCTTCAAGCCTTTCGTCTTCGCGTCCTGCTTCTTGCAGTATAGGAAGAGGAACGCGGTGAAGTTGATCAACAGAAACACTACACCGAAACCGGTCAACATCGTGATCACGGACGAACTCTTTGGCATACTGGGCTGCGGAATGCTTTCGTCCACTGTTCCGGACGTTGATTCCGGGGTTGTTGATCGCTCCTCTGAGGCTGTGGGCATCGTTGAGTGATCGCTGCCGTAGCTGAAAACAGAATGGGTAAATTCCAGGGTTGctgttgcaattttaattatgatCTTTGGAGAAATCACTGCAAAGTGTAGACTAGTATGTTCAGTGTTGTAGTACTTGTTCGGACTGATTACAGAGATTGAACTGTAATGTGTGAAAATATAACATGATTTTAAACATGGCTACACTAGTCTATTTAACTGTTTCCTGTTTAATAAAGtccttttatttaaataaaggtaattttatttcttgtaaTTTATGAAGGGTTTAAGTGTGAAAGTATAATTCGAATATGTAGCTAAAGCGGTTGAAAGAAATGAAGGCGTCCCTACAGCGTATTTAATTAGCCAGCGGTAGGGTGTTCACGACGgctcattattttattttacttttttccaAACGTGCACGAGCCTGATTGGTAGACTCCAGATAACGCGAATCTTTCATTTTATCGTGCTGGAGTTGAATAAATTCCATTCAGTCGGCACGATACGGACAGCTTAAACGCAGATAGAAAGGGGTTGAATGCAATGGGGTGCAAGTGACGTTTCATTAAATATTCAGTGCACAGTGAAAAACAATGCTGGCATGTGCCGACATAAAGGTGCGCGGAAatgagtatttttaatttttcaattaacgcTACCATCGCTGAGCGTCCcgtgaataaaaattgaaattgaataaagCGGTGCGTCGTGCAAGGTGCATTTTATATAAGTGAAACGCGTTTAAGCTCCTGTCAGCTCAattgatttgaaattaaatcaatttGCTCAGGGATCGTTCGTTAGACGAAtctcgtttaattaaaatattaaaattaaaatattcttagTTTATCATTGTTCTTGCCGTTCGTGGAACTTTCGTCAGTAATCCAGTATCTATTCTCGAAACACGTTACCAACCTGATACCAGGAGTTTCGTAGTTCCTGTTGGCGCTCGTGTTCCCGTACTTTCCAATTCCGTCCGCTATGTCGAGAATCTGTGGTCGTGGTCCTTTCGGTCGAATCGACAGCAGAATGTCTTTGCTCGGATGACGAAGCATGTCTGGCAGGTACTCGTTCCAGAATTGCATCTCCTCTGAGCGGTAGTGCGAACCTGTCTTCGGTGGTATGGCTGCACGAATGGGGCAGgcatttaagaaattttcaaacaattaaGGTTTCCAGGACTTACTTAGGTTTAGATAGGTCTGATTCTGTGGGTCGTATTCGGGCCATTCGATTTCGTATTTGCTCCATTCCCTGGGTCCGTCCGTCAGATAAGGATAGCGCTTTGCTATATTTGGATTTCTGGAAACCATAGaatttttggggaattttttcgCAGAAATTATTTGTGATGACTTAAGGGACGGTAACAACGTcgttatgtaatgtatgtaattaTGATGTGTGGTGGTGCAACTTGTGTCAATGTATGACGTGTGGAATTGTGGCGAATTGTGGTATaaggcgtggaattacagtgggtggaattacggtgcgtggaatcacggcgcgtagtaatcacaatgcgtggaattacggtatGTGGTGgtacaaagcgtggaattacggcggataGAATTACTGtgcgtggtaatacgacgcgtgaaattccaGCGGataaaattacagcgcgtggtgatacgacgcgtggaattacagcgcgtggtaatacgacgcgtggaattgcagcggatagaattacagcgcgtggtgatacgacgcgtggagttacaagcggatggaattacagcgcatgataatacgacgcgtggaattgcctcggatagaattacagcgcgtggtaatacgatgCGCGGAATTCCAGCGgatagaattacaacgcatggtgatacgacgcgtggaattgcagcggatagaattacagcgcgtggtaatatgacgcgtggaattacagtggatagaattacagcgcgtggtaatacgacgcgtggaattacagtgtgtggtgatacgacgcgtggaattacaatgcgtggaattacagcgtgtggtgatacgacgcgtagaattacagtgcgtggaattacagcgtgtggtgatacgacgcgtggaattacagtgcgtggaattccaattaCTAATACACCACAAATAAATGTAATCTTCGACCATCTCCAAGTCTACACTATTTTATCATCCTCTTTACTAAAAAATAATGAGATCCCAAATGCTCTCCCGCAAAATAGCAGGAAACACAGATGAGCGTAATTTAAAGAATGAAGgcaaaattatattgaaattcgCAATGAATTTAATTCACATTGCCCCGTCGTAGCTTTTAATTGCTTTAATTAGCAGTATCGAGGTGTTGCAAATACAGATGCTGCATTTAATTCAGATACGGAATTGAAGAGAAAACACGGAGTCTACGTGAATGCGCACCTCGTAATTATTTGTTCAGGCTATGAGTTTTAATAAATCAAACATTTGTGCAACGTATGTCACGTGGTTGTATTGTACCGTTGAGAATTTATTCATTAGCATCGCTGTTCATTTCGAAAATCACGTTTCTACTAATTAAGATCTTTACAAATTGTGTGTCACAATAGTCATCATTTATTTAACTgcatttaaatacatattttccATTGACATGGCTGATTTTTATTGCCAAAGCTACGAGGCAAAATAATAACTCCGtggaattttcaataaatttttacagaattGGCAAACTCTACTGTTTCACGCGGCAGGTGTAAAATGATATCGTTCTCCGTGCTCAAATATCGAGAAACCAGTACgatatcgaaatttttatgcatttttttttattctgcgTTAAAATTGTACTCTCAGCGGACAATCACTCTCTAACTGttcctaaaaataatttcactttTCGGTTTCCAAATTCATCTGTCTCATTCATGCTAATGAGAGAATTAATTTACAATGTCCATGTCGTTACAATTTCCATTGGTAACGTTACAAGAATGCaacaagtataaaattattattaacactaaaactactaaACCGGTTAAATGACAGTTCTACAAGATCTTTATTATAAATGatacaatttgttaaattgatTCTTCTGATATCCCCATTGATCTTCACCAAgacaaagaattaatgtgtgtacCAATTTATGTTttctcgtttatttattttttgacttcaTTTTCCATCTCAAATTACGTACACATTgcaccggtaggtttagtgttaaaagaGGTAATGTCACAAGGGTATAAGGGTTGATGAGGGTAAATACACCGCTTCCTCAGGGCGAACCGTATCGTTTACCAGATAATTAGTCTTTTCGACGTGCGTCCTTATTGACAGTAGGTTTCCGGTTACGAAGTTGCATAGCGACGCGCCACGCCCTCCGTTTATGCAGCCCGTTGCATCGCTGCAACCAGGGCTGATGTATTCTTACGAGGAGGACAGAGTGACACGCGCGATATCGATCAGCCGGTGTCACGAGGTGTGCGGTACACACGTCGGTGTCTCCTTTCGTCGCCACGTGCATTAAACAGCTTTGTTTCGCTTAATTGGATCGACCCAGTTCCTCGTGATCCAACGTGTCGCGATGCATATGCATTCGGCGAAAAAAACTACCAACCCCGAGCAGCTGTTGGAAGACAGCTTACCATCCTTATGTAAAAAGAATTCTTGTTAATCCCTCGCGTGTTATTCGTAGCACGGGTCTATGGGTGTCGAATCGATGAGATACGCAAAAAACGTGACTTACACACGATATCGGGTGAAGTTCGTTTTCGAAATTATCTTCTGACGCGTGAGCGAACGTCCGATGAAATACGAGAGAAATTTCGTGCTCGCGAGGATAAAACAACCGAATCGATTGGCCCCCTTCCTCCTCGCCGTTGGAAATGAAATTTGCGAGCAATTTGTATATATAGGTAATCTGCTTGTACCGAGAAAATTAAAATGGCTGACGTATCGGACCGTTAATTCATTGATACCCCACGCTGCGAATAACGAGCGTCAAATTGCTGGCGGGCAACTCGCGAACGAAACTGGTCCGTACTTTATTTCGAACGGGCGTCGTTTCCTAGCGGTGGTTTATATTCAAAAACAAACGCCAAAAACCTCTCCCGAAGGGAGGCGAATTTTATTGCAAGTTTGAAGCAATTTTCGGCCGCTTTTTATATCGTCGGAAAAAGCGGAGGGTCGAAACGCACGAAATTGCACTTCCATTGATTCGAAGACTCTAATAAAATGCGAGTTTTTATATTTCCTCTTTTGTTACTCTCGAATTTTCATTATACCGGATAAACACGGgcataaaatatgaaagtttcgtTGATTTTTCGCGAAAATGCCAATCTCTTTCTGGAAATATAATTATGCGGCGCGTTAGAGTGTACCAAAGCAAACGacgaagaaaaatataaatattcacgGGACGGGTAATTGAAAATCATGTTTGAAAACCCGTCGGTCTATTTTCCATCGGTCGgttaataatgaattttcagAGGGGTGGAAAATTTCCCGTGTGGCACTTGTACAACCACGAAATTGTTTCTGCGCCCGTGTTTGCGCCGCTCCGATTATTTCGCCAAATTTCTATAAAGCCTCGTCAGCTTTGATCATAAAACGACGATAAAAAAATTCTGGCAAACGATAGGTCGTTGGcacggattttcaaatttattatttaacccGCTGTAAGTACAGGATGGTTCGAAAAGGGCGATAAAAGAAGGGCTTTTTCTAATTCACAGGATTTTCAATCTTCCATAAATGGAATGCAATAATTAAAACGTAAGTTAAATGGGGCGAACCCCGTTCAATTGGTTCCGTTATTTACCGTGCACACGCGGCAACCCTGTAGCTTATTAAACGCGATTAAACGCTGTAGAACAGCGAGCAGAAAGGCATTCTGATTACACGCGAGTTATAGGAGGCGTTTGAAAAATAAAGCTGTTACGTCAAACGCATGGCCGTAACTTTATTTCCCCTTCCATTGTTATCGGAATACACGAAATATAGGCAAACAAAATGCGAGCGCGTTCGAATCGATAAAAGCGTTTATTTGATGCGTAAAAATATATTAGAAGATGCAGAAGCTTTTAGGTAAAGTGGGGTCCGTAATCCTTTTACTATCCAATCAATTTAACGCTGTCTAAACTTAAATCCTATAACAAATACCCATTCTTTTTAATTCTATCGGCTTTCACGATTTATGCGCATTGTGAAAGTTTTTTTTCGCAGCTACTTTACACCTCCCTTAGAAGGCTCACCTTTTTAAATACTGCTCGTAAGTAGACTATGCGTACACCAGCAATTGAAAGAAAGGAAACAAAAGAGCCGTagaaaagggaagaaaaataaaaacgttCAGACCCGTTCGCACAAACGCACAAAAGGGTGCGCATGCAAAACGCAAACAAAACTCACCCCACGTACGCGAAACTGCACCACCAGTTCATCATAGCCTCGGAGAAGAGAGTTTCGCCGATGTTGTATCTGCGACGCAAGTCGTATTTACCGCCGTCAAGAGGCACCCCCAGCACATAGGGCAGCTCCTCGCCGTGAACCGTGCGCTGCCGTTGTTGCTGCAAGCATAACGAGGCCACTCGATGATATATACATACTTTCCCATTGAAACAAAGTTTCGGCTCGGGTCGCCGAAATTTCACCGACCAGAAGAACGGTCAAGAGTGCTCCTCCGCAACCACGGCCATTGTTATTAACTTCCTCCACTCTGCGATCGTAACCCGTTGCCCTATTCTCAACAATCGATACATCGATTTCTCTTTTGCTATTTGCAAGGATTAATTTTTATGGACGTGGTCAGGTTGAACGTTGTGATATTGATTTATTATTGGTTCTGATGACTAGTTTTGAGATTTTGTTGTTGGAGAAAATTTTGGGGATATGTGCAAGGGTTAGAAGGTTATGTGGATGCATGGTCAGCTTGGATACTGTGAGCTGTGGGATTTATTACTGGATCTGATGATTGCTTGTGAGATACTATTAGAGCTAAACTATGTGGATCTATGCAAGGATTAGGAGGTTATGTGGACAGATGATCAGCTTGGATACTGTGAACTGTGGGATTTATTGTTGGAGCTGATGACTACTTGTGAAATACTATTGGAGTTAAACTATGTGGATCTATGCAAGGATTAGGAGGTTATGTGGACACATG
This genomic window from Megachile rotundata isolate GNS110a chromosome 14, iyMegRotu1, whole genome shotgun sequence contains:
- the LOC100877010 gene encoding uncharacterized protein LOC100877010 isoform X1; this translates as MSRMLRLELVGLVLLACTQILTEHRDFYEPRPQYGYHSRFLDPPERVTREVRVQQGRLRGMVVQPRTSRDLQLVDVFLGVPYAEPPVGSLRFSPPRSPEAWRGVRQSEEFAPVCPQTVPKLRDEVRPVRYEYLEKLLPYLKNQSEDCLYLNIYAPHQPEGQKTLRKYPVMVFIHGESFEWNSGNPYDGTILVAYGNVVFVTINFRLGILGFLRPGTGDSTVSNFGLLDQIAALLWLRENIANFGGDPNSITLVGHGTGAIFANLLLISPVANKKGLFKRAILMSGSALSADAIGKAPLQITKQVAHALNCPTTTDSDLALCLRGQDVDTLLNVKIHKPNYVPAFAPLIDNAVIPDKPLNLMKNPQLFGRFDLMYGVTESEKFHILPPVALLHGMLDGQRDDVLREHAKATHELEAELILSKILEQYGDFSDGFTNEYALKNRDLVLEAISDSGTVAPLIMTANLHSRANPKSYMYVFSHPKAMQDYSGQQRQRTVHGEELPYVLGVPLDGGKYDLRRRYNIGETLFSEAMMNWWCSFAYVGNPNIAKRYPYLTDGPREWSKYEIEWPEYDPQNQTYLNLTIPPKTGSHYRSEEMQFWNEYLPDMLRHPSKDILLSIRPKGPRPQILDIADGIGKYGNTSANRNYETPGISYGSDHSTMPTASEERSTTPESTSGTVDESIPQPSMPKSSSVITMLTGFGVVFLLINFTAFLFLYCKKQDAKTKGLKRRVSQKEDPKRAKSDKYENHYGELGYKSDSKPDLNDVIKNDKAYDNNSNFGRRSKLSRQNSGSTIDTHIKVREWIQQEIVHRCSPRFLRKTRETLQKEHEDKLTKQQEEEKKRLEEELLKERKEEPIYDENPALVVRPGKKSKLPKVSVAIDATPATRTESILNQVPIELAKGVDPAETFNNSDYPLDQLQIAPQVVVIEHHHSRSDPLPMESVLKSVKTNFSTPRIYESDSGSASSLYAKINPKLKSRLPRVDLGTSPEEPVANQTEDIYINMGPKLTTFAVNPPCDINVTCREPVAQRECVSPEEALRTIKRRNYPKVLPDIEKRRSLPAPSSLFVPKQHANSLKDYRSGLQSHQPPQPPPRMFGPSKSLDFAEEGENQYETESITTNLHVGPLVKKQDYSGKNNSDPSIIDSLDDRIDRARTQAGGSVDTIYSNPMCPVHGMPISQSMDKNLGKPAGLLESGIGNPNWYKSSGNETSISTASSEPRIIGREVDKQFGGSNWDTRVPAMEPRIVITPRVGNLLGQANQNLSQTVVNLASASADRVDQEPKMTVLLDTSRSKSNTNSVEQLPESTSDARAVVSPERKEPRIIITPRDTKGPSNLKQPKIIIKPTSSLQRTRDHRNIPKVSAIPPPEAQSCQSVEKPALKEKPKVTRIPSFSRRKDEPSSGIEGYPEKTEIVQRVEAVTSKVVNASVDGKSSIPLLKKEADKSSSTDSSTNTNTGTIKKKPVNRK
- the LOC100877010 gene encoding uncharacterized protein LOC100877010 isoform X2 produces the protein MSRMLRLELVGLVLLACTQILTEHRDFYEPRPQYGYHSRFLDPPERVTREVRVQQGRLRGMVVQPRTSRDLQLVDVFLGVPYAEPPVGSLRFSPPRSPEAWRGVRQSEEFAPVCPQTVPKLRDEVRPVRYEYLEKLLPYLKNQSEDCLYLNIYAPHQPEGFLRPGTGDSTVSNFGLLDQIAALLWLRENIANFGGDPNSITLVGHGTGAIFANLLLISPVANKKGLFKRAILMSGSALSADAIGKAPLQITKQVAHALNCPTTTDSDLALCLRGQDVDTLLNVKIHKPNYVPAFAPLIDNAVIPDKPLNLMKNPQLFGRFDLMYGVTESEKFHILPPVALLHGMLDGQRDDVLREHAKATHELEAELILSKILEQYGDFSDGFTNEYALKNRDLVLEAISDSGTVAPLIMTANLHSRANPKSYMYVFSHPKAMQDYSGQQRQRTVHGEELPYVLGVPLDGGKYDLRRRYNIGETLFSEAMMNWWCSFAYVGNPNIAKRYPYLTDGPREWSKYEIEWPEYDPQNQTYLNLTIPPKTGSHYRSEEMQFWNEYLPDMLRHPSKDILLSIRPKGPRPQILDIADGIGKYGNTSANRNYETPGISYGSDHSTMPTASEERSTTPESTSGTVDESIPQPSMPKSSSVITMLTGFGVVFLLINFTAFLFLYCKKQDAKTKGLKRRVSQKEDPKRAKSDKYENHYGELGYKSDSKPDLNDVIKNDKAYDNNSNFGRRSKLSRQNSGSTIDTHIKVREWIQQEIVHRCSPRFLRKTRETLQKEHEDKLTKQQEEEKKRLEEELLKERKEEPIYDENPALVVRPGKKSKLPKVSVAIDATPATRTESILNQVPIELAKGVDPAETFNNSDYPLDQLQIAPQVVVIEHHHSRSDPLPMESVLKSVKTNFSTPRIYESDSGSASSLYAKINPKLKSRLPRVDLGTSPEEPVANQTEDIYINMGPKLTTFAVNPPCDINVTCREPVAQRECVSPEEALRTIKRRNYPKVLPDIEKRRSLPAPSSLFVPKQHANSLKDYRSGLQSHQPPQPPPRMFGPSKSLDFAEEGENQYETESITTNLHVGPLVKKQDYSGKNNSDPSIIDSLDDRIDRARTQAGGSVDTIYSNPMCPVHGMPISQSMDKNLGKPAGLLESGIGNPNWYKSSGNETSISTASSEPRIIGREVDKQFGGSNWDTRVPAMEPRIVITPRVGNLLGQANQNLSQTVVNLASASADRVDQEPKMTVLLDTSRSKSNTNSVEQLPESTSDARAVVSPERKEPRIIITPRDTKGPSNLKQPKIIIKPTSSLQRTRDHRNIPKVSAIPPPEAQSCQSVEKPALKEKPKVTRIPSFSRRKDEPSSGIEGYPEKTEIVQRVEAVTSKVVNASVDGKSSIPLLKKEADKSSSTDSSTNTNTGTIKKKPVNRK
- the LOC100877010 gene encoding uncharacterized protein LOC100877010 isoform X3, whose product is MVRNGVPYAEPPVGSLRFSPPRSPEAWRGVRQSEEFAPVCPQTVPKLRDEVRPVRYEYLEKLLPYLKNQSEDCLYLNIYAPHQPEGQKTLRKYPVMVFIHGESFEWNSGNPYDGTILVAYGNVVFVTINFRLGILGFLRPGTGDSTVSNFGLLDQIAALLWLRENIANFGGDPNSITLVGHGTGAIFANLLLISPVANKKGLFKRAILMSGSALSADAIGKAPLQITKQVAHALNCPTTTDSDLALCLRGQDVDTLLNVKIHKPNYVPAFAPLIDNAVIPDKPLNLMKNPQLFGRFDLMYGVTESEKFHILPPVALLHGMLDGQRDDVLREHAKATHELEAELILSKILEQYGDFSDGFTNEYALKNRDLVLEAISDSGTVAPLIMTANLHSRANPKSYMYVFSHPKAMQDYSGQQRQRTVHGEELPYVLGVPLDGGKYDLRRRYNIGETLFSEAMMNWWCSFAYVGNPNIAKRYPYLTDGPREWSKYEIEWPEYDPQNQTYLNLTIPPKTGSHYRSEEMQFWNEYLPDMLRHPSKDILLSIRPKGPRPQILDIADGIGKYGNTSANRNYETPGISYGSDHSTMPTASEERSTTPESTSGTVDESIPQPSMPKSSSVITMLTGFGVVFLLINFTAFLFLYCKKQDAKTKGLKRRVSQKEDPKRAKSDKYENHYGELGYKSDSKPDLNDVIKNDKAYDNNSNFGRRSKLSRQNSGSTIDTHIKVREWIQQEIVHRCSPRFLRKTRETLQKEHEDKLTKQQEEEKKRLEEELLKERKEEPIYDENPALVVRPGKKSKLPKVSVAIDATPATRTESILNQVPIELAKGVDPAETFNNSDYPLDQLQIAPQVVVIEHHHSRSDPLPMESVLKSVKTNFSTPRIYESDSGSASSLYAKINPKLKSRLPRVDLGTSPEEPVANQTEDIYINMGPKLTTFAVNPPCDINVTCREPVAQRECVSPEEALRTIKRRNYPKVLPDIEKRRSLPAPSSLFVPKQHANSLKDYRSGLQSHQPPQPPPRMFGPSKSLDFAEEGENQYETESITTNLHVGPLVKKQDYSGKNNSDPSIIDSLDDRIDRARTQAGGSVDTIYSNPMCPVHGMPISQSMDKNLGKPAGLLESGIGNPNWYKSSGNETSISTASSEPRIIGREVDKQFGGSNWDTRVPAMEPRIVITPRVGNLLGQANQNLSQTVVNLASASADRVDQEPKMTVLLDTSRSKSNTNSVEQLPESTSDARAVVSPERKEPRIIITPRDTKGPSNLKQPKIIIKPTSSLQRTRDHRNIPKVSAIPPPEAQSCQSVEKPALKEKPKVTRIPSFSRRKDEPSSGIEGYPEKTEIVQRVEAVTSKVVNASVDGKSSIPLLKKEADKSSSTDSSTNTNTGTIKKKPVNRK